A region of Thermococcus barossii DNA encodes the following proteins:
- a CDS encoding NADH-quinone oxidoreductase subunit K, which yields MISVYYFGAISLILVGLYAILVKKNLLKVLIGLSIMETGVNLLLISVGYVSGRSAPILSEGIGPNQAVDPIPQALVLTAIVIGVATTAMALSVAMLIYEKYGTLNIEEIRRLRG from the coding sequence ATGATCAGCGTCTACTACTTCGGCGCCATCTCACTCATCCTCGTAGGGCTCTACGCGATACTGGTCAAGAAGAATCTCCTGAAGGTGCTCATCGGACTCAGCATTATGGAAACGGGCGTGAACCTGCTCCTCATCAGCGTTGGCTACGTCTCAGGAAGGAGCGCGCCGATACTGAGCGAGGGCATCGGCCCGAACCAGGCGGTTGACCCAATCCCGCAGGCGCTCGTTCTCACCGCGATAGTTATAGGCGTCGCCACCACCGCCATGGCCCTTAGCGTTGCCATGCTGATCTACGAGAAGTACGGAACCCTTAACATCGAGGAGATAAGGAGGTTGAGAGGATGA
- a CDS encoding Na(+)/H(+) antiporter subunit B: MLKRALAIISLLIIGYWLAQGLAGVPFGEDKMLVGQYYLDHVKEQTGAVNAVTAVVVNYRGFDTLGEVTVLFIASTGVGALLWRRKKKRTAKTEGSIVLTTGTRLLVPFVMLFGAYIFIHGHLTPGGGFPGGATIATAFLLLYLAFITYEIPHKGFEKTEGLAGMGYVLVGLIGLAIGGYFLFDWIWQTWNFGTENIGRLLSGGFIPIIYTIIGLKVGTELSGIIDNMLKEEVSE; this comes from the coding sequence ATGCTCAAGCGCGCACTCGCGATAATTTCCCTGCTCATAATCGGCTACTGGCTCGCCCAGGGCCTCGCTGGAGTCCCGTTCGGCGAGGACAAAATGCTGGTGGGCCAGTACTACCTCGACCACGTTAAGGAACAGACCGGAGCCGTCAACGCTGTAACTGCCGTGGTCGTCAACTACCGTGGGTTCGATACCCTCGGTGAGGTCACCGTCCTGTTCATAGCATCGACCGGAGTGGGAGCACTCCTCTGGAGGAGAAAGAAAAAGAGAACTGCAAAGACCGAGGGTTCCATAGTCCTCACCACCGGAACGAGGCTTCTGGTGCCCTTCGTCATGCTCTTCGGTGCGTACATCTTCATCCACGGACACCTCACACCGGGAGGAGGATTCCCCGGCGGAGCCACCATCGCCACCGCGTTCCTGCTGCTCTACCTGGCGTTCATAACATATGAGATACCCCATAAGGGCTTCGAGAAGACGGAGGGGCTCGCCGGAATGGGCTACGTTCTCGTCGGTCTAATAGGTCTCGCCATAGGCGGCTACTTCCTCTTCGACTGGATATGGCAGACCTGGAACTTCGGCACGGAAAACATCGGCAGACTCCTCAGCGGTGGCTTCATACCAATAATCTACACCATCATCGGCCTGAAGGTCGGCACCGAGCTCAGCGGCATCATCGACAATATGCTCAAGGAGGAGGTGAGCGAATGA
- a CDS encoding DUF4040 domain-containing protein — translation MNCITCIEYIIVGIMIISAVLAVEWRDLLAAAVGMAAVSLFASLLFFMLQAPDVAMTEAAIGAALSGAIFIFAIKRTQRFETEEEEKPGWWVRW, via the coding sequence ATGAACTGCATAACCTGCATTGAGTACATCATAGTGGGCATCATGATAATATCCGCGGTTCTCGCGGTGGAGTGGAGGGACCTCCTGGCGGCTGCCGTTGGAATGGCCGCGGTAAGCCTGTTCGCCTCACTGCTGTTCTTCATGCTGCAGGCACCGGATGTTGCGATGACGGAGGCGGCCATAGGCGCAGCACTCAGCGGTGCGATATTCATCTTTGCCATCAAGAGAACCCAGCGCTTTGAGACCGAAGAGGAGGAGAAGCCCGGCTGGTGGGTGAGGTGGTAA
- the mnhG gene encoding monovalent cation/H(+) antiporter subunit G produces MNALAAIGEILVLLGTFFYFLSALGLIRMPDVYNRMQTSTKSATLGSLGVLVGVGIWALGTDFGSIPWLTKTVVIAVFLLLTNPISAHALIRAAYKSGIPLWEGSVVDRYREHLEAKEKEKVEAPEGAEETPTEEGGEE; encoded by the coding sequence ATGAACGCGCTCGCAGCCATCGGGGAAATCCTCGTACTGCTGGGAACTTTCTTCTACTTCCTGTCGGCACTGGGCCTCATAAGAATGCCCGACGTCTACAACAGGATGCAGACATCGACCAAGAGCGCCACGCTCGGTTCACTCGGTGTCCTGGTGGGCGTAGGAATCTGGGCCCTCGGCACGGACTTCGGAAGCATTCCCTGGCTCACGAAGACGGTGGTCATAGCAGTCTTTCTGCTGCTCACCAACCCGATAAGCGCCCACGCGCTCATAAGGGCGGCCTATAAGAGCGGCATACCCCTCTGGGAGGGCAGCGTTGTTGACAGGTACAGGGAGCACTTGGAGGCCAAGGAGAAGGAGAAAGTTGAGGCTCCCGAGGGAGCCGAAGAAACACCCACCGAGGAGGGTGGTGAGGAATGA
- a CDS encoding monovalent cation/H+ antiporter complex subunit F, with protein sequence MIGINIYLALIAIATLLSMYRVFRGPTTVDRLVAVDIMTTITTGLMVLFALYYQRMIFLDVALVYAILAFGGVIAFARYLEGGL encoded by the coding sequence ATGATAGGGATAAACATTTATCTCGCTCTTATAGCCATAGCAACGCTGCTCAGCATGTACAGGGTATTCAGAGGACCGACCACCGTTGACAGGCTCGTTGCCGTCGACATCATGACCACGATAACCACGGGACTCATGGTTCTCTTCGCGCTCTACTACCAGAGGATGATATTCCTCGACGTTGCGCTGGTTTACGCCATACTAGCCTTCGGTGGAGTCATAGCATTCGCGCGCTACCTGGAGGGAGGCCTATGA
- a CDS encoding Na+/H+ antiporter subunit E, which yields MGEASRISRYLYTVIVLFLIWLFLTASLDPQELEIGLLLSLIVGAFTYEIFTTNGLANLSPKRIAYAIAYIPYFLWAMIMANLDVAYRVLHPKRPINPGIVECKTVLESDVGKLSLANSITLTPGTITLDVDGDKYFIHWIDVKDDSVEGASKNITQPFEKFLKVIFG from the coding sequence ATGGGAGAAGCAAGCAGGATAAGCCGCTACCTGTACACGGTTATCGTACTGTTCCTGATATGGCTGTTTCTAACGGCCAGTTTGGACCCACAGGAACTGGAAATCGGCCTGCTACTGTCACTCATCGTCGGTGCCTTCACCTACGAGATATTCACAACGAACGGCCTCGCAAACCTCAGTCCAAAGAGGATAGCATATGCCATAGCGTACATCCCCTACTTCCTGTGGGCGATGATAATGGCAAACCTCGACGTCGCATACAGGGTTCTGCATCCCAAGAGACCCATAAACCCGGGAATAGTTGAGTGCAAGACCGTTCTCGAAAGTGACGTTGGGAAGCTCAGCCTGGCTAACTCCATCACCCTAACTCCGGGAACCATAACCCTCGACGTGGATGGGGACAAGTACTTCATCCACTGGATAGATGTCAAGGATGATTCTGTCGAAGGCGCCTCCAAGAACATAACCCAGCCCTTTGAAAAGTTCCTGAAGGTGATCTTCGGATGA
- a CDS encoding radical SAM protein encodes MIEVRLPHTRFEDIGERVRLVWRETLYADFEKDELVRVIKRKYRVRPEITAKNGALVIDTDYPDVEKYVAIYVQNNLGALLRNRYTGRKVLYIHEGMGIPLLGYNAFGLIDRGTNLIQVRGVSGCNLSCVFCSVDEGPYSRTRKLDYVVDIDYLMKWFDEVARIKGKGLEAHLDGQGEPLIYPFRVELVQALREHPNVSVISMQSNGTLLTDRLVEELAEAGLDRVNLSIHSLDPDKAKMLMGMKSYDLEHVLEMAEALVNAGIDVLIAPVIIFGINDDEAEAFIEFARRIGAGKRWPALGFQNYIPYKFGRNPTIAKLVPFKEFYAWLRKLEEKTGMKPLVLRPKHFGMEKREFIPLAFRAGEVVKAEVVLPGRIKGEMLAKARNRLIEVINTDAEIGDRIRVRIVRTRHGIYIGTPV; translated from the coding sequence ATGATCGAGGTAAGGCTCCCCCACACCCGTTTTGAGGACATCGGTGAGAGAGTAAGGCTGGTGTGGCGCGAGACGCTCTACGCTGACTTTGAGAAGGATGAGCTCGTGAGGGTTATTAAAAGGAAATACCGCGTGAGACCCGAGATAACCGCGAAGAACGGAGCCTTGGTCATAGACACGGACTATCCAGATGTTGAGAAGTACGTTGCAATCTACGTCCAGAACAATCTCGGTGCCCTTTTAAGGAACCGCTACACCGGGAGGAAGGTCCTCTACATCCACGAGGGTATGGGAATTCCCCTTCTCGGCTACAACGCCTTCGGGCTGATTGACAGGGGCACTAACCTCATTCAAGTTCGTGGTGTAAGCGGGTGCAACCTCAGCTGCGTCTTCTGCTCCGTTGACGAAGGGCCCTACTCGAGGACGAGGAAGCTCGACTATGTGGTTGACATAGACTACCTTATGAAGTGGTTCGACGAGGTGGCCAGGATAAAGGGCAAAGGACTCGAAGCTCACCTCGATGGCCAGGGTGAACCTTTAATCTACCCCTTCCGCGTTGAGCTGGTTCAAGCCCTCCGAGAGCACCCAAACGTTTCGGTAATTTCGATGCAGAGCAACGGAACGTTGCTGACCGACAGGCTGGTGGAGGAGCTGGCCGAGGCCGGCCTCGACAGGGTGAACCTTTCGATACATTCCCTCGACCCCGACAAAGCGAAGATGCTCATGGGCATGAAGAGCTACGACCTTGAGCATGTCCTTGAGATGGCGGAGGCTTTAGTCAACGCTGGGATAGACGTTCTCATCGCTCCGGTCATAATCTTCGGGATAAACGACGACGAGGCCGAGGCATTCATAGAGTTCGCGAGGAGGATAGGTGCCGGAAAGCGCTGGCCCGCCCTCGGTTTCCAGAACTACATCCCCTACAAGTTCGGCAGGAACCCGACGATAGCAAAGCTCGTCCCCTTCAAGGAATTCTACGCCTGGCTCAGGAAGCTGGAGGAAAAAACGGGGATGAAGCCCCTCGTCCTGAGGCCGAAGCACTTCGGCATGGAGAAGCGAGAGTTCATTCCGCTCGCCTTCCGGGCGGGTGAGGTAGTCAAGGCAGAAGTCGTCCTCCCCGGGAGGATAAAGGGTGAAATGCTGGCGAAAGCCAGGAACAGGCTCATCGAGGTCATAAATACGGACGCCGAGATAGGAGACAGAATCCGGGTGAGGATAGTCAGGACGAGGCACGGTATTTACATCGGCACGCCTGTATGA
- the wecB gene encoding non-hydrolyzing UDP-N-acetylglucosamine 2-epimerase: MKPAFVFGTRPEIIKLAPVIRAFEEREVKPLLVHTGQHYDYEMSRVFLEELGLPEIDHHLEVGSGTQAEQTGTAMIKIERVLMEERPDVTIVQGDTNTVLAGALASVKLKIPVAHVEAGLRSFDRTMPEEINRVLADHASEVLFAPTEEARKNLEREGIAENVYVVGNTVVDAVLQNAELAESKSDVLERFGLRPREYVLITAHRAENTDSRENLAKLVKIFESLPMTGIYPMHPRTRNRLKEFGLWERVSSAENLIVTKPLGYLDFLRLEKNAFAIMTDSGGIQEEAIILNVPCLTLRYNTERPETIEAGGNVLVGLEKERAIGYLRRLMGDKEFYRRMASAPNPFGDGKSGERIADILLGLYKEGKLKVKSSRFI; encoded by the coding sequence TTGAAGCCCGCCTTCGTCTTCGGAACGCGGCCGGAGATAATAAAGCTCGCCCCCGTCATAAGGGCGTTTGAGGAGAGAGAGGTTAAACCGCTTCTCGTGCACACGGGCCAGCACTACGACTACGAGATGAGCAGGGTCTTCCTTGAGGAGCTCGGGCTTCCCGAGATAGACCACCACCTGGAGGTCGGCTCCGGAACACAGGCGGAGCAGACCGGGACGGCGATGATAAAGATCGAACGGGTCCTGATGGAAGAAAGGCCAGATGTAACCATTGTCCAGGGAGACACCAACACGGTTCTGGCCGGAGCCCTGGCAAGCGTCAAGCTGAAGATACCGGTTGCTCACGTTGAAGCGGGCCTGAGGAGCTTTGACAGGACGATGCCGGAGGAGATAAACAGGGTTTTAGCGGATCACGCGAGCGAGGTTCTCTTCGCGCCGACCGAGGAGGCCAGAAAGAACCTTGAACGCGAGGGCATAGCGGAGAACGTCTACGTCGTCGGCAACACCGTCGTTGATGCGGTTCTTCAGAACGCTGAGCTGGCCGAGAGCAAGAGCGACGTCCTGGAAAGGTTCGGCCTGAGGCCAAGGGAGTACGTTCTGATAACAGCCCACAGGGCCGAGAACACAGACAGCAGGGAGAACCTGGCTAAGCTGGTGAAAATCTTCGAGAGCCTGCCGATGACCGGAATCTACCCCATGCACCCTCGCACGAGGAACAGGCTGAAGGAGTTCGGCCTGTGGGAGAGGGTAAGCTCGGCCGAAAACCTGATTGTAACCAAACCCCTCGGCTACCTCGACTTCCTCAGGCTGGAGAAGAACGCCTTTGCGATAATGACGGACTCCGGTGGAATACAGGAGGAGGCGATAATCCTCAACGTGCCCTGCTTAACCCTCCGCTACAACACGGAAAGGCCGGAAACGATTGAGGCCGGCGGCAATGTCCTGGTTGGTCTCGAAAAGGAGAGGGCTATAGGCTATTTGAGAAGGCTCATGGGTGATAAGGAGTTCTACAGGAGAATGGCGAGCGCGCCGAACCCATTCGGCGATGGAAAATCTGGGGAGAGGATAGCCGACATACTGCTGGGACTTTACAAAGAGGGAAAACTAAAGGTGAAGAGCTCAAGGTTCATTTAA
- a CDS encoding UDP-N-acetyl-D-mannosamine dehydrogenase: MLDRIENRSAEIAVIGLGYIGLPTAIMFANAGFRVTGYEIRKEVVEKINSGKAHIVEPEIDSLLKRAIENGNLRATSDPEDIRGKDVYIICVQTPLKDDKTPDLSYLENAVKTVANTMKKGSLIIIESTVPPLTTVKMATLIEELTGFKAGRDFHMVHAPERVMPGRIFKELVYNSRIFGGITPESAELAESLYRTFVKGQTFKTSSTVSEVVKLMENTFRDVNIALANEFAFLAHQYEIDVFEAIELANTHPRVRIHSPGIGVGGHCLPKDPHLLVWPAERDFGLIRLAREINDSMPLFTKDLLFSALRELNVPPEDAVVAVLGLAYKGDSDDTRNSPALAFIGAIEGDVAEVRTHDPFVGGSAGSVEEAVEGADAVVIATDHTVFKSLDWKKLGRLMRTRILIDGRHVVEEPPKSFLFRGVGRGEY, translated from the coding sequence ATGCTGGACAGGATAGAAAACAGAAGTGCAGAGATAGCCGTGATAGGTCTGGGTTACATAGGTCTTCCAACTGCGATAATGTTCGCCAACGCAGGTTTTAGAGTCACCGGATACGAGATTAGAAAGGAGGTCGTTGAAAAGATAAACTCCGGGAAGGCTCACATCGTGGAACCGGAGATAGACAGCCTCCTTAAAAGGGCCATTGAAAACGGCAACCTGAGAGCAACATCTGACCCGGAAGACATCAGGGGCAAGGATGTGTATATAATCTGCGTGCAGACGCCTTTAAAGGACGACAAGACGCCTGACCTCTCATACCTTGAGAACGCCGTCAAGACGGTTGCCAACACGATGAAAAAAGGCTCCCTCATAATAATCGAAAGCACCGTTCCACCGCTCACCACAGTTAAGATGGCAACGCTCATAGAGGAGCTAACGGGCTTCAAGGCTGGAAGGGACTTCCACATGGTTCACGCCCCGGAGAGGGTGATGCCGGGGAGGATATTTAAGGAGCTCGTCTACAACTCGCGCATCTTCGGCGGGATAACCCCCGAAAGTGCCGAGCTTGCCGAAAGCCTCTACCGTACCTTCGTCAAGGGGCAGACCTTCAAAACCAGCTCCACCGTTAGTGAAGTCGTCAAGCTAATGGAGAACACCTTCCGCGACGTCAACATAGCCTTGGCGAACGAATTCGCCTTCCTCGCCCACCAGTATGAGATAGACGTCTTTGAGGCTATTGAGCTGGCCAACACCCACCCGAGGGTCAGGATACACTCACCCGGCATAGGCGTCGGCGGCCACTGCCTTCCAAAGGATCCCCACCTTCTCGTCTGGCCCGCCGAGAGGGACTTCGGGCTGATAAGGCTGGCAAGGGAAATAAACGACTCGATGCCCCTTTTCACCAAGGATCTGCTCTTCTCGGCCCTCAGGGAACTCAACGTTCCACCGGAGGACGCTGTAGTGGCGGTTCTCGGTCTGGCCTACAAGGGCGACAGCGATGACACAAGGAATTCCCCCGCCCTGGCCTTCATAGGGGCCATCGAAGGTGACGTCGCGGAGGTGAGAACCCACGACCCCTTCGTTGGGGGGAGCGCGGGAAGCGTTGAGGAGGCGGTGGAAGGTGCCGACGCGGTCGTCATAGCAACTGACCACACGGTCTTTAAGTCCCTCGACTGGAAGAAACTCGGCAGGCTCATGAGGACAAGAATTTTGATAGACGGCAGGCACGTAGTCGAGGAGCCCCCGAAGAGTTTCCTCTTCAGGGGCGTCGGGAGGGGGGAGTATTGA
- a CDS encoding DUF354 domain-containing protein yields MKVWIDITNAPHVHFFKGVIRELEKAGHEVLVTTREFDGLTGILDMLGFDYYVVGKHGGATLEGKLLAGTERMYKLSKLIIEEKPDLALYKHSAEAPRVAFGLQIPSVGFVDNETAVAQNKLILPYTTLLLYPTAIDAYELLRSGADPNGMRPVKGFSELAHLYGFIPDKKVLKELGLRRGEYIVMRTEPIKANYFNGPPRSVLEDVIPLLPDVPIVLFPRTEEQRRRFEHFENVLMPEKPVDSLSLLYYAKLMIGAGGTMNREAIALGTPTISTYPGRLLAVTKWLVEKGVKFHSTDPVKVAMMAERMMEMNGSYRTYIRSVVSGFENPMDVILREIETYEEFGTFMTTKVEETLDPGNARGYVGLNEGRNKEEQN; encoded by the coding sequence ATGAAAGTATGGATTGACATCACGAACGCCCCTCACGTTCACTTCTTCAAAGGTGTAATAAGGGAGCTGGAGAAGGCTGGACATGAGGTTCTGGTCACGACCCGTGAGTTCGACGGGCTCACCGGAATCCTCGACATGTTGGGATTTGATTACTATGTGGTGGGAAAGCACGGCGGTGCCACCCTTGAAGGCAAGCTCCTGGCGGGTACCGAGAGGATGTACAAGCTGTCCAAGCTCATAATTGAGGAAAAACCCGACCTGGCCCTTTACAAACACTCTGCTGAAGCTCCGAGGGTTGCCTTCGGCCTCCAGATACCCTCGGTAGGTTTTGTTGACAACGAAACGGCCGTTGCCCAGAACAAGCTGATACTCCCCTACACCACACTCCTTCTCTACCCAACAGCCATTGACGCCTACGAACTCCTCAGAAGCGGCGCCGACCCAAACGGAATGCGCCCAGTTAAGGGCTTTTCAGAGCTGGCCCATCTCTACGGCTTCATTCCAGATAAGAAGGTTTTGAAGGAGCTGGGTCTGAGGCGCGGGGAGTACATAGTCATGCGCACTGAGCCGATAAAGGCCAACTACTTCAACGGGCCTCCGAGGAGCGTTCTTGAGGACGTTATTCCGCTCCTCCCGGATGTCCCTATAGTACTTTTCCCAAGAACAGAGGAGCAGAGGAGACGTTTTGAACACTTTGAAAATGTGCTGATGCCTGAAAAGCCGGTTGACAGTCTCAGCCTGCTATACTACGCTAAACTCATGATAGGTGCCGGTGGAACAATGAATAGGGAAGCCATAGCCCTCGGAACCCCCACAATCTCCACCTACCCCGGAAGATTGCTGGCGGTCACCAAGTGGCTCGTGGAGAAGGGTGTGAAGTTCCACTCAACCGACCCGGTGAAGGTCGCCATGATGGCGGAGCGCATGATGGAGATGAACGGTAGCTACCGGACCTATATACGGAGCGTCGTGAGCGGTTTCGAGAATCCAATGGATGTAATCCTGCGCGAGATAGAGACCTACGAGGAGTTCGGAACGTTCATGACGACGAAGGTGGAGGAGACTTTAGACCCCGGCAACGCGCGGGGTTATGTAGGCCTCAATGAAGGCCGCAACAAGGAGGAGCAGAACTGA
- a CDS encoding stage II sporulation protein M, which produces MLKVDVEVPGKTFGYLIMIFLAASFIGYAFAVGNPSAAMEALKRLAEQIGPISDSSFENFVKIFTNNSMVALFMLLSGLFFGIGPWLIMAFNGFMVGLVVRAVQENGELSFSQIILGLIPHGVIEIPAIALAGVSGIVWYREIVRGEGETGERFRKGAEKALKLFVVSVLLLLVAAFIEAYITPRVAGV; this is translated from the coding sequence TTGCTCAAAGTTGATGTGGAGGTTCCCGGAAAAACCTTCGGATATCTCATTATGATTTTCCTCGCGGCATCTTTTATCGGGTATGCCTTCGCGGTTGGAAATCCCAGCGCCGCGATGGAGGCCCTTAAGAGACTCGCCGAACAGATAGGGCCGATCTCCGACTCCAGCTTTGAGAACTTCGTTAAGATATTCACCAACAACTCCATGGTGGCACTCTTCATGTTACTCTCAGGCCTTTTCTTTGGCATAGGCCCCTGGCTAATAATGGCCTTCAACGGCTTCATGGTCGGTCTCGTTGTCAGAGCGGTTCAAGAAAACGGCGAACTCTCGTTTTCTCAGATAATCCTCGGTCTGATACCCCACGGGGTTATTGAGATACCTGCGATAGCACTCGCGGGAGTCTCCGGGATAGTCTGGTACCGTGAGATAGTTAGGGGAGAAGGTGAAACTGGAGAAAGGTTCAGGAAAGGGGCGGAAAAAGCCCTGAAACTATTTGTGGTCTCAGTTCTGCTCCTCCTTGTTGCGGCCTTCATTGAGGCCTACATAACCCCGCGCGTTGCCGGGGTCTAA
- a CDS encoding lipoate protein ligase C-terminal domain-containing protein: protein MKHHVGEHKARKGLIRIEFDERDGIAEHVKITGDFFIHPEETVQELERELEGHRLDELERVMDEFFAVRMDVEMPYVNVEDFKIALKNALRE from the coding sequence ATGAAGCACCACGTTGGGGAGCACAAGGCCAGGAAGGGTCTGATAAGGATAGAATTCGATGAGAGGGATGGAATAGCCGAGCACGTTAAGATTACCGGAGACTTCTTCATACACCCCGAAGAGACCGTCCAGGAACTCGAAAGAGAGCTCGAAGGACACAGACTCGACGAACTGGAGAGGGTGATGGATGAGTTCTTTGCGGTGAGGATGGACGTGGAGATGCCCTACGTCAACGTTGAGGACTTCAAGATAGCCCTAAAGAATGCCCTCAGAGAGTGA
- a CDS encoding arginine--tRNA ligase, with protein MGYSQVKDNIRLILRETLKEMLEEEGKEWEGEITFDDTPSIELGDFATTVSFQLARVFRKAPRLIAEDIVERLRERLPEEIADVRAVNGYINFYLNYDVFGRDLVREILETGEAYGESDLGKGRKVIVEHTSVNPTKPLHMGHARNAVLGDTMARIMRKLGYIVEVQNYIDDLGVQFAQVLWGYLNLREEFEKIEAELREKNLKEDFIDHVMGLLYVEVNRRLEENPEVDKEVRELMKKLEEGDNEIAEIGRKLAERVVKAQMLTTYRMGIAYDLLSWESDIMRSGIFGEAYGLIEANENFFWATEGKYRGAFVMDLRKLFPDMKNPFLVLRRSDGTATYTGKDIAYHLWKFGKVKADMLYRPWDKIGNHETWTTAPDGEEMPGKFGRGDIVINVIGAEQRHPQMAIKYALQLLGFEDAAGNFHHLAYEHVVREEGKFSGRKGTWVGFTVDEVLNEAVQRARELVEEKNPGLSEGEKEEIAEAVGVGAVRFNLVKYSPDKVITFRWDDVLNFEGESAPYIQYAHARCASILRKADESGFNVEWKSLLEKADFSRLTNREKELIKLLAKFPEVIESAGKDIKPHLIPAYLNELASLFNKFYMDHPVLKAAEGIREERLLLVLAVKQVLRNGLELLGIEAPEKM; from the coding sequence ATGGGATACTCTCAGGTTAAGGATAACATCAGGCTCATCCTCCGGGAAACTCTGAAGGAAATGCTTGAAGAAGAAGGAAAGGAATGGGAAGGCGAGATAACCTTTGACGACACTCCCAGTATAGAGCTCGGTGATTTTGCAACGACGGTTTCCTTTCAGCTTGCCAGGGTTTTCAGGAAGGCTCCAAGGCTCATCGCTGAGGACATAGTTGAGAGGCTGAGGGAGAGGCTTCCCGAGGAGATCGCGGATGTCAGGGCTGTGAATGGCTACATAAACTTCTACTTGAACTACGACGTCTTTGGAAGGGACCTCGTTCGCGAGATTCTTGAGACCGGGGAGGCCTACGGCGAAAGCGACCTTGGAAAGGGAAGGAAGGTCATCGTCGAGCACACTTCAGTGAACCCCACCAAACCGCTCCACATGGGGCACGCGAGGAACGCCGTCCTCGGTGACACGATGGCGAGGATCATGAGGAAGCTCGGCTACATCGTTGAAGTCCAGAACTACATAGACGACCTCGGCGTCCAGTTCGCACAGGTCCTCTGGGGATACCTCAATCTTAGGGAGGAGTTCGAGAAGATCGAAGCCGAGCTGAGGGAGAAAAACCTGAAGGAGGACTTTATAGACCACGTTATGGGCCTCCTCTACGTCGAGGTGAACAGGAGGCTTGAAGAGAATCCAGAGGTCGATAAAGAGGTCCGCGAGCTTATGAAGAAGCTTGAGGAAGGTGACAACGAGATAGCAGAAATCGGGAGGAAGCTGGCCGAGCGCGTGGTCAAAGCTCAAATGCTCACCACCTACCGCATGGGCATAGCCTACGATTTGCTCAGCTGGGAGAGCGACATAATGAGGAGCGGAATATTCGGGGAAGCCTACGGGCTCATAGAGGCCAACGAGAACTTCTTCTGGGCCACGGAGGGGAAATACAGGGGAGCCTTCGTGATGGACCTCAGAAAGCTCTTCCCCGACATGAAGAACCCCTTCCTCGTCCTCAGGAGGAGCGACGGGACCGCCACCTACACCGGCAAGGACATAGCGTATCACCTCTGGAAGTTCGGCAAGGTAAAGGCCGATATGCTCTACAGGCCCTGGGACAAAATCGGAAACCACGAGACGTGGACGACCGCGCCGGACGGAGAGGAGATGCCGGGTAAGTTCGGCAGGGGGGACATCGTCATAAACGTCATCGGGGCGGAGCAGAGGCACCCGCAGATGGCGATAAAGTACGCCCTCCAGCTCCTCGGCTTTGAGGATGCCGCCGGGAACTTCCACCACCTCGCTTACGAGCACGTTGTGAGGGAAGAGGGCAAGTTCTCGGGAAGGAAGGGAACCTGGGTCGGCTTCACCGTCGATGAGGTCCTCAACGAGGCCGTGCAGAGGGCGAGGGAGCTCGTCGAGGAGAAGAACCCAGGCCTGAGCGAGGGGGAGAAGGAGGAGATAGCTGAAGCTGTGGGCGTCGGCGCGGTTCGCTTCAACCTCGTCAAGTACAGCCCCGACAAGGTGATAACCTTCCGCTGGGATGACGTGTTGAACTTCGAGGGGGAGAGCGCGCCCTACATACAGTACGCCCACGCGCGCTGCGCCTCTATACTCAGGAAGGCGGACGAGAGTGGTTTCAACGTCGAGTGGAAATCCCTGCTCGAAAAGGCCGACTTCTCAAGGCTCACCAACAGGGAGAAGGAACTCATAAAGCTCCTCGCCAAGTTCCCAGAGGTCATAGAGAGCGCCGGCAAGGACATCAAGCCCCATCTGATTCCGGCTTACCTCAACGAGCTGGCCTCGCTCTTCAACAAGTTCTACATGGACCACCCGGTGCTTAAAGCCGCGGAAGGAATCAGGGAGGAGCGCCTGTTGCTCGTTTTGGCTGTCAAGCAGGTTCTCAGGAACGGGCTTGAGTTACTCGGCATAGAGGCGCCGGAGAAGATGTGA